Sequence from the Ancalomicrobiaceae bacterium S20 genome:
ACGCCGCCAAGGCCTTCGCGGGCCGCATCGCGGCCGCGCCCTACAACAACCTGCAACGCACCTCGATCAGCGCCGCGCTCGCCTTCGGCGCCAAGCTGATCGACCAGGGCGGCTTCTCGACCGAACGCCAGGTGATCGACGTCTCGGGCGACGGACCGAACAACGAGGGCCTGGTGGTCTCCGAGGTGCGCGACCGGCTGGTCGACCTCGGCATCACCATCAACGGCCTGCCGATCGTCACCAAGCAGGGCACGGCCGACTGGATCGAGTACCCGCCACTCGACCAGTATTACGAGACCTGCGTCGTCGGCGGCGTCGGCTCGTTCTCGATTCCCGTGCGCGGCATGAACAACTTCGGCGCGGCGCTAAAGATGAAGCTGGTGATCGAGATCGCCGGTCTCAACGATCCGGTGCAGCAACCGGGCATCGGCCGGGTCATCCCCGCCGCCGGCGCGCCGCTCACCAACTGCCGCTACTTCGAGTGACGGACCAGCCGGGCGGCGCGGTCCGTCCGGCGTCGGCTCTGCGAAGACGATCCGCCCGATCGCAATGCCGTGAAGCCGCCGTGCTTCGGCTTCCGCCGCCCCGCGCCCCGTGTCACTCTTTCACGGAGGCAAACGATCGGAGCGGCGGCCATGGTGCAGCGACGTCCGGTTTTCGCATCCGGCGGGCTCGCGCTCGCGCTTCTCGCCGGCCTGATGCTCGCAGCCCTCCTTCCCGCCCGGCCCGCGCGGGCCGAGGCCCCGGTCGACGTCGCGCTGATCCTCGCGGTCGACGTCTCCTATTCCATGGACGAGGAGGAGCAGAAGCTCCAGCGCGAGGGCTACGCGGTCGGCATCACGTCGAGGGACGTTCTGCAGGCGATCGCGCGCGGCCGCTACGGTCGCATCGCCGTCGCCTATGTCGAATGGGCGGGCGCACTCGAGCAGCAGGTGCTGATCGACTGGCGGATCGTCGACGGCGAGGCCTCGGCGAAGGCCTTCGCGGCGGAACTGCTCGGCAAACCCTATCGCCGGATCTCTCGCACCTCGATCTCCGGCGCGCTGATCTTTGCCGCGCCGCTGTTCGACAAGCTCGGGCTGCCGGCGACCCGGCGGGTGATCGATGTCTCGGGCGATGGTCCCAACAATCAGGGCCTGCCGGTCGAGCAGGCCCGCGACGACATCGTCGGCCGCGGCATCACGGTGAACGGGCTGCCGATTGTCTTGAAGCGGCCGTACCGCTCGATGTTCGACATCGACGACCTCGACATCTACTACCGCGACTGTGTGATCGGCGGCGAGGGCGCGTTCATGATCCCGGTCCGCGACCTCAAGGCCTTCGGCGACGCGGTCCGGACCAAGCTGCTCCTGGAGGTCGCGGGTCTGATGCCGGCCGCCGATCCCGCGCCGCGCGCGCTGCCCGCGGCCGCCGGCCCGACGGTCTCCTGCATGATCGGCGAGCGGCAATGGCGCGAGCGCTGGGGCAACTGACGTCGGCCGGCAAGGAAACCGTCGCGCCGGTGCCATGGTCTTGCGCGAAAGCTTCGCAGCCGGCGGCCTCTTCGGTTATAGGCTTGAGGCCCCAAACCGCCGCGCCTCGCGGCGCCTGAAGTCCGACCGCCAAGGACCGTCGCCCTCCGATGACGTCGCACCCAC
This genomic interval carries:
- a CDS encoding DUF1194 domain-containing protein translates to MLIWRHAIVLLIAIAALFVAGRPARSSDLGAAATILAATKPNAVDVALVLAVDASQSMDEGEQKLQREGYVAALTSPEVMKAISIGRAGRIAVTYFEWGSADQQVVVAPWTVIDGPDAAKAFAGRIAAAPYNNLQRTSISAALAFGAKLIDQGGFSTERQVIDVSGDGPNNEGLVVSEVRDRLVDLGITINGLPIVTKQGTADWIEYPPLDQYYETCVVGGVGSFSIPVRGMNNFGAALKMKLVIEIAGLNDPVQQPGIGRVIPAAGAPLTNCRYFE
- a CDS encoding DUF1194 domain-containing protein; its protein translation is MVQRRPVFASGGLALALLAGLMLAALLPARPARAEAPVDVALILAVDVSYSMDEEEQKLQREGYAVGITSRDVLQAIARGRYGRIAVAYVEWAGALEQQVLIDWRIVDGEASAKAFAAELLGKPYRRISRTSISGALIFAAPLFDKLGLPATRRVIDVSGDGPNNQGLPVEQARDDIVGRGITVNGLPIVLKRPYRSMFDIDDLDIYYRDCVIGGEGAFMIPVRDLKAFGDAVRTKLLLEVAGLMPAADPAPRALPAAAGPTVSCMIGERQWRERWGN